A portion of the Fusobacterium nucleatum genome contains these proteins:
- a CDS encoding pyridoxal phosphate-dependent aminotransferase — protein sequence MSMVEEKFKKLGVENAPGQELLQKGVKLDLKGEKILGEKIDFSHGDVDAHKPLPNSLELFIEGFNKGGIQAYTEYKGNKEIREYIAGKLSEYIKMNIPADNLIITPGTQGALFLATGSLITRGTKVSIVEPDYFANRKLVEFFEGEIVPIELDYFNVNEKKAGLNLKQLEEAFKSGVELFLFSNPNNPTGVIYSDEEITEIARLVNKYNVTVIADELYSRQIFDNREFYHLITKNINQDKLITIIGPSKTESLSGFRLGIAYGSPTIIKRMEKLQAITTLRTAGYNQAVLKSWFSEPDGFMKDRIEKHQAIRDNLIEKFKTIDGIKIRKTEAGSYIFPTLPELEVNLGDFVKILRIYANVIVTPGTEFGKSFINSIRLNFSQDEKKAAEGVDRILEMIRRYKK from the coding sequence ATGAGTATGGTTGAAGAAAAATTTAAAAAACTTGGAGTTGAAAATGCACCAGGACAAGAATTATTACAAAAAGGAGTAAAATTAGATTTAAAAGGTGAAAAAATTTTAGGCGAAAAAATAGATTTTTCACATGGAGATGTAGATGCACATAAGCCATTACCTAATTCTTTAGAGCTTTTTATTGAAGGCTTTAATAAAGGAGGTATTCAAGCATATACAGAATACAAAGGTAATAAAGAGATAAGGGAATATATAGCAGGAAAATTATCAGAATACATTAAAATGAATATACCTGCTGATAACTTAATTATTACTCCTGGAACACAGGGAGCCTTATTTTTAGCTACTGGCTCTTTAATTACAAGAGGAACTAAAGTATCAATAGTTGAGCCCGATTATTTTGCTAATAGAAAATTAGTAGAATTTTTTGAAGGAGAAATAGTCCCTATAGAATTAGATTATTTTAATGTAAATGAAAAAAAAGCTGGATTAAATTTAAAGCAATTGGAAGAAGCTTTTAAATCAGGGGTAGAATTATTTTTGTTTTCAAATCCTAATAACCCTACAGGTGTAATTTACTCAGATGAAGAAATTACCGAAATTGCTAGATTAGTAAATAAATATAATGTGACAGTAATTGCAGATGAGCTATATTCAAGACAAATTTTTGATAATAGAGAATTTTATCATTTAATAACAAAAAATATAAATCAAGATAAACTAATAACCATTATAGGACCTTCAAAAACAGAATCTTTAAGTGGATTTAGATTAGGAATTGCTTATGGTTCTCCTACTATAATAAAAAGAATGGAAAAACTTCAAGCAATTACAACTTTGAGAACTGCAGGATATAACCAAGCTGTTTTAAAATCTTGGTTTTCTGAACCAGATGGATTTATGAAGGATAGAATAGAAAAACATCAAGCCATAAGAGATAATTTAATTGAAAAATTTAAAACTATTGATGGTATTAAAATAAGAAAAACTGAAGCAGGGAGCTACATTTTTCCTACTCTTCCAGAGTTAGAAGTAAATTTAGGAGATTTTGTAAAAATTTTAAGAATTTATGCAAATGTAATAGTTACCCCTGGAACAGAATTTGGAAAAAGCTTCATAAATAGCATTAGATTAAATTTTTCACAAGATGAAAAAAAGGCTGCTGAAGGTGTAGATAGAATTTTAGAAATGATAAGGAGGTATAAAAAGTGA
- a CDS encoding RidA family protein has product MKENNKVIPQGKYIPAKRCGNLVFTAGMTPRNNGVLIMEGKIDNNEPLEKYIITVEQATENALKAIKNILSKDEVIVDILSLNVYVNSENNFKKHSKLADFASEYLFKELGEIGIASRTSVGVISLPGNAPVEIQIIAAIE; this is encoded by the coding sequence GTGAAAGAAAATAATAAAGTAATACCTCAAGGAAAATATATTCCAGCAAAAAGATGTGGAAATTTAGTTTTTACTGCTGGAATGACACCAAGAAATAATGGTGTTTTAATTATGGAAGGTAAAATAGATAATAATGAACCATTAGAAAAATATATTATTACTGTAGAACAAGCAACTGAAAATGCTTTAAAAGCAATAAAAAATATATTATCTAAAGATGAAGTAATTGTTGATATTTTATCTCTAAATGTATATGTCAATTCAGAAAATAATTTTAAAAAACATAGTAAATTGGCTGATTTTGCAAGTGAATATTTATTTAAAGAACTAGGTGAAATAGGAATTGCAAGTCGTACTTCAGTAGGTGTAATTTCCTTACCTGGAAATGCACCTGTGGAAATTCAAATTATTGCAGCAATAGAATAA
- the yqeK gene encoding bis(5'-nucleosyl)-tetraphosphatase (symmetrical) YqeK translates to MKYNFKELKEIVKSKMSLKRFVHTLGVVEMSEKLAKIYNADIEKCKVAALLHDICKEMDMEYIKNICKNNFMNELSEEDLENNEILHGFAGAYYVKNELGINDKEILSAIKYHTVGVENMTSVEKIVYIADAIEYGRNYPSVVKIREETFKNLDRGILMEIEHKEKYLESIGKKSHPNTDELKKELLKKEEDL, encoded by the coding sequence ATGAAATATAATTTTAAAGAATTAAAAGAAATTGTAAAGTCAAAGATGAGTTTAAAAAGATTTGTACATACACTTGGAGTTGTAGAAATGTCAGAAAAATTAGCAAAGATATATAATGCTGACATTGAAAAATGTAAAGTAGCTGCTTTGCTTCATGATATATGTAAAGAAATGGATATGGAATATATAAAAAATATTTGTAAAAATAATTTTATGAATGAGTTATCAGAAGAAGATTTAGAAAATAATGAAATATTACATGGCTTTGCAGGAGCATATTATGTTAAAAATGAATTAGGAATAAATGATAAAGAAATTTTATCTGCAATAAAATATCATACTGTTGGAGTAGAAAATATGACATCGGTTGAAAAAATTGTGTATATTGCAGATGCCATAGAATATGGAAGAAATTATCCAAGTGTTGTAAAAATAAGAGAAGAAACATTTAAGAATTTAGATAGAGGTATCCTTATGGAGATAGAACATAAAGAAAAGTATTTAGAGAGTATAGGAAAAAAGTCACACCCTAATACTGATGAATTAAAAAAAGAACTTTTGAAAAAAGAGGAGGATTTATGA
- the rnr gene encoding ribonuclease R, giving the protein MNLEKDLEKIKELLKDVKYLTLDQITSFLEWSPKKKKDNKIIILSWIDSGDLIMDKKHRLSLPENSGYVKGVFRIIKNKFAFVDKEDSEEKEGIFIPKEEFNNALDGDTVLVEITEKKKSDKGAEGRVVKIIEHRKNTVVGILEKSKNFAFVIPTGSFGKDIYIPNSKIANADNKDLVAVEITFWGDDDRKPEGKIIKILGSSTNSKNMIDALIYREGLSEKFSNEAMQQTKEIIKEEIDYSNRKNLTNLSIITIDGADAKDLDDAVYVEKLENGNYKLIVAIADVSHYVKKETVLDLEARHRGNSVYLVDRVLPMFPKEISNGICSLNEKEEKLTFSCEMEIDLKGDVVNYEVYKSVIKSVHRMTYKDVNAILDGDKDLINEYSDIYEMLKQMLELSKILRIKKFTRGSIDFELPELKVILDEDNNKVEKVLLKDRGEGEKIIEDFMIAANETVAERIYWLELASIYRTHEKPDREKIVTLNEILSKFGYKIPNFDNLHPKQFQEIIERSKDKETSMLVHKTILRALKQARYTVEDISHFGLASSHYTHFTSPIRRYSDLMVHRVLFSTIDNSIKPFKEADLDEIAQHISKTERVAMKAEDESVRIKLVEYMQKRVGETLNVMVTGFAQKKIFFETDEHIECSWDITTAINYYAFDEENYCMRDTDSDKVFYLGDKVDVVLKKADLLTLEIAVVPLDDF; this is encoded by the coding sequence ATGAATTTAGAAAAAGACTTAGAAAAAATTAAGGAACTTTTAAAAGACGTTAAATACTTAACTTTGGATCAAATAACAAGTTTTCTTGAATGGTCACCTAAAAAGAAAAAAGATAATAAAATCATAATTTTATCCTGGATAGATTCAGGAGATTTAATTATGGATAAAAAACATAGACTTTCATTGCCAGAAAATTCAGGCTATGTAAAGGGAGTTTTTAGAATTATTAAAAATAAATTTGCTTTTGTAGACAAGGAAGATTCAGAAGAAAAAGAAGGTATATTTATTCCAAAAGAAGAATTTAACAATGCTTTAGATGGAGATACTGTTTTGGTTGAAATAACAGAGAAGAAAAAAAGTGACAAAGGTGCAGAAGGTAGAGTAGTAAAAATAATTGAACATAGAAAAAATACTGTTGTTGGAATTTTAGAAAAAAGTAAAAACTTTGCTTTTGTTATTCCTACAGGTTCTTTTGGTAAAGATATCTATATACCAAATTCTAAAATAGCTAATGCAGATAATAAAGATTTAGTTGCAGTGGAAATAACGTTTTGGGGAGATGATGATAGAAAACCAGAAGGAAAAATTATAAAGATTTTAGGTTCATCAACGAATAGTAAAAATATGATAGATGCTTTAATTTACAGAGAAGGTTTAAGTGAAAAATTCTCTAATGAAGCAATGCAACAAACTAAGGAAATTATAAAGGAAGAAATAGACTACTCAAATAGAAAAAATTTAACAAATTTATCTATAATAACAATAGATGGAGCAGATGCAAAAGATTTAGATGATGCTGTTTATGTTGAAAAACTAGAAAATGGAAACTATAAGTTGATAGTTGCAATAGCAGATGTTTCTCACTATGTAAAAAAAGAAACTGTTTTAGATTTAGAAGCTCGACATAGGGGAAATTCAGTCTATTTAGTAGATAGAGTTTTACCAATGTTTCCAAAGGAGATTTCAAATGGAATTTGCTCTTTAAATGAAAAGGAAGAAAAATTGACTTTTTCTTGTGAAATGGAAATAGACTTAAAAGGTGATGTTGTAAATTATGAAGTTTATAAATCAGTTATAAAATCTGTTCACAGAATGACATATAAAGATGTAAATGCAATTTTAGATGGAGATAAAGATTTAATAAATGAATATTCAGATATCTATGAAATGTTAAAGCAAATGCTTGAATTATCTAAGATATTAAGGATTAAAAAATTTACAAGAGGTAGTATTGATTTTGAACTTCCTGAGTTAAAAGTTATTTTAGATGAAGATAATAATAAAGTAGAAAAAGTTCTTTTAAAAGATAGAGGAGAAGGAGAAAAAATCATAGAAGATTTTATGATAGCAGCAAATGAAACTGTTGCAGAAAGAATATATTGGTTAGAACTTGCCTCAATTTATAGAACACATGAAAAACCTGATAGAGAAAAAATAGTTACACTGAATGAAATACTTTCAAAATTTGGATATAAGATACCAAACTTTGATAACCTTCATCCTAAACAATTTCAAGAAATTATTGAAAGATCTAAGGATAAAGAAACAAGTATGTTAGTCCATAAAACTATCTTAAGAGCTTTAAAACAAGCAAGATACACAGTTGAAGATATAAGTCACTTTGGTTTAGCATCTTCACATTATACACATTTTACTTCACCAATAAGAAGATATTCTGATTTAATGGTACATAGAGTTTTATTTTCAACAATAGATAATTCTATAAAACCATTTAAAGAAGCAGATTTAGATGAAATAGCTCAACATATTTCTAAAACAGAAAGAGTAGCTATGAAGGCAGAAGATGAAAGTGTTAGAATAAAACTTGTTGAATATATGCAAAAGAGAGTTGGAGAAACTCTTAATGTTATGGTAACAGGTTTTGCTCAAAAGAAAATATTTTTTGAAACAGATGAGCATATAGAATGTAGTTGGGATATAACAACAGCAATCAATTATTATGCTTTTGATGAAGAAAACTATTGTATGAGAGATACTGATAGTGACAAAGTTTTCTATCTAGGAGATAAAGTTGATGTTGTCTTAAAAAAAGCAGATTTATTAACCTTAGAAATTGCTGTGGTACCACTAGATGATTTTTAA
- the smpB gene encoding SsrA-binding protein has protein sequence MIIANNKKAFFDYFIEEKYEAGIELKGSEVKSIKAGKVSIKEAFVRIINDEIFIMGMSVVPWEFGSVYNPEERRVRKLLLHRKEIKKIHEKVKIKGYTIVPLDVHLSKGYVKMQIAIAKGKKTYDKRESIAKKDQERNLKREFKNNNR, from the coding sequence ATGATAATTGCGAATAATAAGAAGGCTTTTTTTGATTACTTCATAGAAGAAAAATATGAAGCAGGAATTGAGTTAAAAGGTAGTGAGGTAAAATCAATTAAAGCAGGAAAAGTTAGTATAAAAGAAGCTTTTGTTAGAATTATAAATGATGAAATATTCATAATGGGAATGTCAGTTGTTCCTTGGGAATTTGGAAGCGTTTATAATCCAGAAGAAAGAAGAGTTAGAAAATTACTTTTACATAGAAAAGAAATAAAAAAAATTCATGAAAAAGTAAAAATAAAAGGTTATACAATAGTTCCCTTAGATGTTCATTTATCAAAGGGTTATGTAAAAATGCAAATTGCAATAGCAAAAGGTAAAAAGACATATGATAAGAGAGAAAGTATAGCTAAGAAAGATCAAGAGAGAAATTTAAAAAGAGAATTTAAAAATAATAATAGATAA
- the thrS gene encoding threonine--tRNA ligase, with the protein MLVKYNGENKEYNNNINMFEIAKGISNSLAKKSVGAKVDGKNVDMSYILDHDAEVEFIDIDSPEGEDIVRHSTAHLMAQAVLRLYPDTKVTIGPVIENGFYYDFDPVEQFTEEDLEKIEAEMKRIVKENIKLEKYVLPRDEAIEYFRDVDKNKYKVEVVEGIPQGEQVSFYKQGDFTDLCRGTHVPSTGYLKAFKLRTVAGAYWRGNSKNKMLQRIYGYSFSNEERLKHHLKLMEEAEKRDHRKLGKELELFFLSEYGPGFPFFLPKGMIVRNVLIDLWRREHEKAGYQQLETPIMLNKELWEISGHWFNYRENMYTSEIDELEFAIKPMNCPGGVLAFKHQLHSYKDLPARLAELGRVHRHEFSGALHGLMRVRSFTQDDSHIFMTPDQVQDEIIGVVNLIDKFYSKLFGFEYEIELSTKPEKAIGSQEIWDMAEAALAGALDKLGRKYKINPGDGAFYGPKLDFKIKDAIGRMWQCGTIQLDFNLPERFDVTYIGEDGEKHRPVMLHRVIYGSIERFIGILIEHYAGAFPMWLAPVQVKVLTLNDECIPYAKEIMNKLEELGIRAELDDRNETIGYKIREANGKYKIPMQLIIGKNEVENKEVNIRRFGSKDQFSKLLDEFYTYVVDEATIKFDK; encoded by the coding sequence ATGTTAGTCAAATATAATGGAGAAAATAAAGAATACAATAATAATATTAATATGTTTGAAATAGCAAAAGGAATTTCTAATTCACTTGCTAAAAAATCAGTTGGAGCAAAAGTTGATGGGAAAAATGTAGATATGTCTTATATATTAGACCATGATGCAGAAGTTGAATTTATAGACATTGATAGTCCAGAAGGAGAAGATATAGTAAGGCACTCAACAGCTCACTTAATGGCACAAGCTGTGTTAAGACTATATCCTGATACAAAGGTTACAATAGGACCAGTTATAGAAAATGGTTTCTATTATGACTTTGACCCAGTTGAGCAATTCACAGAAGAAGATTTAGAAAAAATTGAAGCTGAAATGAAAAGAATTGTTAAAGAAAATATAAAATTAGAAAAATATGTTTTACCAAGAGATGAAGCTATTGAATATTTTAGAGATGTTGATAAAAATAAATATAAAGTTGAAGTTGTTGAAGGAATTCCACAAGGAGAACAAGTTTCATTCTATAAACAAGGTGATTTTACAGATTTATGTAGAGGAACACATGTTCCTTCAACTGGATATTTAAAAGCATTTAAGCTAAGAACAGTTGCAGGAGCATATTGGAGAGGTAACTCAAAAAATAAAATGCTTCAAAGAATATATGGATATTCTTTTTCTAATGAAGAAAGATTAAAACATCACTTAAAACTTATGGAAGAAGCAGAAAAAAGAGATCATAGAAAGTTAGGAAAAGAATTAGAGTTATTCTTTTTAAGTGAATATGGACCAGGATTCCCATTCTTCTTACCAAAAGGAATGATAGTTAGAAATGTCTTAATTGATTTATGGAGAAGAGAACATGAAAAAGCTGGATATCAACAATTAGAAACTCCTATTATGCTTAATAAAGAACTATGGGAAATTTCAGGACACTGGTTTAATTATAGAGAAAATATGTATACATCAGAAATTGATGAATTAGAATTCGCTATAAAACCAATGAACTGTCCAGGAGGAGTTTTAGCATTTAAACACCAATTACACTCATATAAAGATTTACCTGCAAGACTTGCAGAATTAGGAAGAGTTCATAGACATGAATTTTCTGGTGCATTACATGGACTTATGAGGGTAAGATCATTTACACAAGATGATTCTCACATATTTATGACTCCAGATCAAGTTCAAGATGAAATTATAGGTGTTGTAAATCTTATTGATAAATTTTATAGTAAATTGTTTGGTTTTGAATATGAAATAGAGCTTTCAACTAAACCAGAAAAAGCAATAGGTTCTCAAGAAATTTGGGATATGGCAGAAGCTGCACTTGCAGGAGCATTAGATAAGTTAGGTAGAAAATATAAAATAAATCCAGGAGATGGAGCATTTTACGGACCTAAACTAGATTTTAAAATAAAAGATGCTATTGGAAGAATGTGGCAATGTGGAACTATCCAACTTGACTTTAACCTACCAGAAAGGTTTGATGTTACTTATATAGGTGAAGATGGAGAAAAACATAGACCAGTAATGCTTCATAGAGTTATTTATGGATCAATAGAAAGATTTATTGGAATTTTAATAGAACACTATGCAGGAGCTTTCCCAATGTGGCTTGCACCAGTTCAAGTAAAAGTTTTAACTCTTAATGATGAATGCATTCCTTATGCAAAAGAAATTATGAATAAATTAGAAGAATTAGGAATTAGAGCAGAGCTTGATGATAGAAATGAAACTATTGGGTATAAGATAAGAGAAGCTAATGGAAAATATAAGATTCCTATGCAATTAATAATTGGTAAAAATGAAGTTGAAAATAAAGAAGTAAATATTAGAAGATTTGGGTCAAAAGATCAATTCTCTAAATTACTTGATGAATTTTATACTTATGTAGTTGACGAAGCTACAATCAAATTTGACAAATAA
- a CDS encoding ABC transporter ATP-binding protein: protein MKQKSNFTFLLSYAKNEKYKLYLSAFLSVCSSILMVVPYILIYNIILELLKTDLDYNRIKHLAIYTAILIVVRLILFILSGVFSHVAAFNILYNIRMQTVKHLGNINLGYFRERNIGEIKKAINEDVEKLENFLAHQIPDLAAAITTPAVLLIFLFFLEWRIAIFLIIPIILAILTQIAMFKDYGKRLDNYNSLLQRLTSTITQYIKGMNVFKAFNLTAHSFKKYIDVNNEYTENWHSMTDDFKNPYGIFLAVVDSALIFVIPSGGYLYLTDKINISTLLIFLLLSYTFLTSLKTLMQFAGTFSFVLAGANNVRSMIEFPIQNDGKNLKDINFKEDISFNDVTFSYDKNDVLKNINLILRPNTITALVGPSGSGKTTIAYLLGRFWDIQKGSIKIGDIDIKDIDVNYLLSNISYVFQDIFMLTDTIFENIKMGLDKTKEEIYQAAKDAEIHEFIMSLPNGYDTIIGDGYIKLSGGEKQRISIARCLLKNSPIVVLDEITAYSDIENEAKIQSAIRNLLKDKTAIIIAHRLYTIKDVDNIVVLNEGEIVESGKHQDLITKENGLYKHLWEVK, encoded by the coding sequence ATGAAACAAAAGAGTAATTTTACTTTTCTTCTTTCTTATGCAAAAAATGAAAAATATAAATTATATCTTTCAGCTTTTTTAAGTGTGTGTAGTTCAATACTTATGGTTGTACCTTATATACTTATATATAATATCATTTTAGAGTTATTAAAAACAGATTTAGATTATAATAGGATAAAACATTTAGCTATTTACACAGCAATTTTAATAGTTGTGAGATTAATATTATTTATATTATCTGGGGTATTTTCACATGTGGCAGCTTTTAATATACTTTATAATATTAGAATGCAGACAGTGAAACATTTAGGAAATATTAATTTGGGGTATTTTAGAGAAAGAAATATTGGTGAAATAAAAAAGGCTATCAATGAAGATGTTGAAAAACTGGAAAATTTTTTGGCACACCAAATTCCAGATTTAGCAGCAGCGATAACAACTCCTGCTGTTTTATTGATATTTTTATTTTTCTTAGAATGGAGAATAGCAATATTTTTGATTATTCCTATAATACTTGCTATTTTAACTCAAATTGCTATGTTTAAAGATTATGGGAAGCGTTTAGATAATTATAATTCTTTACTTCAGAGATTGACTTCTACAATAACACAATATATAAAGGGAATGAATGTGTTTAAAGCATTTAATTTAACAGCACATTCTTTTAAGAAGTATATTGATGTAAATAATGAATATACAGAAAATTGGCATAGTATGACAGATGATTTTAAAAATCCTTATGGAATATTTTTGGCAGTTGTAGACTCAGCATTAATTTTTGTTATTCCAAGTGGAGGATATCTATATTTAACAGATAAAATTAATATTTCAACACTTTTAATATTTTTACTTTTAAGTTATACATTTTTGACATCTTTAAAAACATTAATGCAATTTGCAGGAACTTTTTCTTTTGTTTTAGCAGGAGCAAATAATGTTAGAAGTATGATTGAATTTCCAATTCAAAATGATGGAAAAAATTTAAAAGATATTAATTTTAAAGAAGATATTTCATTTAATGATGTTACTTTTTCTTATGATAAAAATGATGTTTTAAAGAATATTAACCTAATTTTAAGACCTAATACAATAACTGCACTTGTTGGACCATCAGGTTCTGGAAAGACAACCATTGCTTATCTATTAGGTAGATTTTGGGATATTCAAAAGGGAAGTATTAAAATTGGAGATATTGATATAAAGGATATAGATGTAAATTATTTATTATCTAATATTTCTTATGTATTCCAAGATATTTTTATGCTGACAGATACAATTTTTGAAAATATCAAAATGGGACTTGATAAGACAAAAGAAGAGATATATCAGGCTGCAAAAGATGCTGAAATTCATGAATTTATTATGAGCCTGCCAAATGGATATGATACCATTATTGGTGATGGATATATAAAATTAAGTGGTGGAGAAAAACAAAGAATTTCAATAGCAAGATGCTTGCTTAAAAATAGTCCTATAGTTGTTTTAGATGAAATAACTGCTTATTCTGATATAGAAAATGAAGCTAAAATACAAAGTGCTATTAGAAATTTATTAAAAGATAAAACAGCTATTATAATAGCCCACAGATTATATACTATAAAAGATGTTGATAATATTGTTGTTCTAAATGAAGGAGAAATTGTAGAAAGTGGAAAACACCAAGATTTAATCACAAAAGAAAATGGCTTATATAAACATCTTTGGGAGGTGAAATAA
- a CDS encoding ABC transporter ATP-binding protein translates to MLNNLKILLDKDYTPVKKATYYQLLDILFNMIIYTILFLTIYSLIEKSFTMNKVYWYSGLLLIALIFKSHFGGCGMVKMQKTGSTASKNLRIAMGDHVKKLNLGYFNSHNLGYLINILTMDITDFEQAITHNIPDLLKVLVLSVYLLLITFFINFKLAIIQIIVVLLTIPILKVGGEKLEKIGVEKKTVSAKLISTIIEYISGIEVFKSFGVIGDKFERLEKGFRDLKKYSIKLELIAVPYVLLFQVIIDLLFPILLLLAVRFFMNGELEAKMLVGFIVLSLTLTNVIRNFSVSYSITRYLFLSVAKISDTLNYPTISYKDEDFNFSSYDISFEDVDFSYTEDRKVLKDINFTAKNNEITALVGKSGSGKSTIMSLIARFWDTTKGSIKIGGKDIKEVNPDSLLKNISMVFQDVYLINDTIYENIRIGNLNASKEEIMNAAKIANCHDFISKLPKGYDTYIGEEGSTLSGGEKQRISIARALLKNSPIILLDEATASLDADSEHEIKMAINELIKDKTVIIIAHRLNTIKDANKIIVMDDGKIIESGNHEKLMNDKGTYYSMFTAMEKAKEFSI, encoded by the coding sequence ATGTTAAATAATTTAAAAATATTATTAGATAAAGATTACACTCCTGTAAAAAAAGCTACTTATTATCAGTTATTAGATATTTTATTTAATATGATAATTTACACTATTTTATTTTTAACAATATATTCATTGATAGAAAAATCATTTACTATGAATAAAGTCTATTGGTATTCTGGACTTTTACTTATAGCCCTTATTTTTAAGAGCCATTTTGGTGGTTGCGGTATGGTTAAAATGCAAAAAACTGGAAGTACAGCTTCAAAAAATTTAAGAATAGCAATGGGGGACCATGTTAAAAAATTAAATTTAGGTTATTTTAATAGCCATAATTTAGGATATTTAATCAATATATTAACTATGGATATAACAGATTTTGAACAAGCTATAACTCATAATATTCCTGATTTATTAAAAGTTTTAGTTTTGAGTGTTTATTTGTTACTCATAACTTTCTTTATAAATTTTAAACTTGCTATAATTCAAATTATTGTTGTATTATTAACTATACCTATTCTTAAGGTTGGTGGAGAAAAATTAGAAAAAATTGGAGTAGAAAAGAAAACAGTATCTGCTAAATTAATTTCAACTATTATAGAATATATAAGTGGTATTGAAGTTTTTAAAAGTTTTGGAGTTATAGGAGATAAATTTGAAAGATTAGAAAAAGGATTTAGAGATTTAAAAAAATATTCTATAAAATTGGAGCTTATTGCTGTTCCTTATGTTTTACTTTTTCAAGTGATTATTGATTTATTATTCCCTATTCTTTTATTATTAGCGGTTAGATTTTTTATGAATGGAGAATTGGAAGCTAAAATGTTGGTAGGTTTTATAGTTTTAAGTTTAACACTTACTAATGTTATAAGAAATTTTTCAGTTAGTTATTCAATAACAAGATATTTATTTCTTTCAGTTGCTAAAATTTCTGATACTTTAAATTATCCAACTATTTCTTATAAAGATGAAGATTTTAATTTTTCAAGTTATGACATAAGTTTTGAAGATGTTGACTTCTCTTATACAGAAGATAGAAAAGTTTTAAAAGATATCAATTTTACAGCAAAAAATAATGAAATAACTGCCTTAGTTGGAAAGTCTGGTTCTGGAAAATCTACTATTATGAGTTTGATAGCAAGATTTTGGGATACAACAAAGGGAAGTATAAAAATTGGAGGAAAGGATATAAAAGAAGTTAATCCTGATTCACTTTTAAAAAATATAAGTATGGTATTCCAAGATGTTTATTTAATTAATGATACTATTTATGAAAATATTAGAATAGGTAACTTAAATGCTAGTAAAGAAGAAATTATGAATGCTGCGAAAATAGCAAACTGTCATGATTTTATTTCTAAATTGCCTAAAGGTTACGATACTTATATAGGTGAAGAGGGAAGTACATTGTCAGGTGGAGAAAAACAAAGAATTTCAATAGCAAGAGCATTATTAAAAAATTCTCCAATTATATTATTAGATGAAGCTACAGCCTCTCTTGATGCTGATAGTGAACATGAAATAAAAATGGCTATAAATGAATTGATAAAAGATAAGACTGTTATAATTATTGCTCATAGATTAAACACTATAAAAGATGCAAATAAAATAATAGTTATGGATGATGGAAAAATTATTGAAAGTGGTAACCATGAAAAATTGATGAATGATAAAGGAACTTATTATTCAATGTTTACTGCTATGGAAAAAGCAAAGGAATTTAGTATATAA